Within the Clarias gariepinus isolate MV-2021 ecotype Netherlands chromosome 27, CGAR_prim_01v2, whole genome shotgun sequence genome, the region TTAATTCATCTGGAAGATCTGTGAAAATATATACCTAATAAAAGTTTGTTCatgctataaataaaattattataatagtgaaattattaacttttttaatggcAAGAAACTGCCAGGCAAACTATGAAAAAACCCTTACCCAGTGCTTCTAAGTATTTATTAAAGTTGACACTATCAACCAGTTTCCAATTGTCAAAAATGCGTAACTTTTTAATTTAGATGTTTCAGTGTGTTCTAATCAGGAAATATTAATTAGTTATCTAAACAGATCTCACTTCTGTAGTTTGTGCCGTTCACCTAGACTATTTATACAGTTTTTGGTGGGTGGAGATTTATTTGTCAGACACCTGATTGGTAACTAACAGACAGCAGATTAGAATGCACTTGACTACAGACAGAATTTTGCGTCTCCTGTCCCACAATGTTTTCCATATTCTAGAGGTTTTACTGCATGATGTTTTTGAGGTGACACTGAGGGCAAAAATCTCAATCAGTGAGAACAAAATGGAGGTTGGGtgagaattataaaaaaaataaacatacagcaGTGTTAGAGTTtgtataaattgttttatttgaggTTAAGCTTTGGAGTTAGATTATAGCAGAGTTTGTGTCTGCATTTTAAGGAGAACATTCCACATCAGTCAGTGGTTTGAGTTAATAAATTGCTTATAAGAAATGTCTTATTGTCAGAGAGAGCACAACTTAATTGACATATTTGCAAGCATGGTCTAATTGCAGATTTGCAGAAGTTTATTTAAAGACATAAATAAAACCAGTAATATTGTAAATGGTTGAAATGTGCTTATGAATAGGCCttctagtaaaagtaaaatgtttatGTGAGCCTGCGGTGTGCACGCTCTTTCATTTGCGgagttttgatcaaaaggtAAATGCATGCATTGATATAGAGATTTTTAAGGGATTCATCACATAATCccccagaaatacaacacacacagatttatacTCGCTAAATAAGCGCTGCCAAAATGCATGCGTATGTAGGAcgatttatttcagtcataatatactataaCGTATTTTTGCTATAGTTTTTGTGTGCATAAGCATTGTATTTCAATGAATATGCTTTTGTGTGCATAAGCAttatatttcaataaaatatgctttatttttgtttatctcAAAAAaagccctgtttgtgtgaggaatCTAAATGTGTAGGTGTGAACAGCAGAGACAATAGGAGTCCTGGTGAAACCTGATGTTACCTGAGCCAGGTGTGAATGagtcttacatattcatgaaaagtcatagattattcagtgaaacagagactctgctaaaaaaaaaagttaggcacatcagtcactttaccccaaataaaggTCTTTCTATTTATAATAGATGAGGTGTTATAATTTCGTTGTTTTGCTATGGACACACACCCAACACTTTCACTTtcactctggcagacgagctgaacactttctatgctcgcttcgaggctgcagctaaagacgctagcgatgctaatgctagcggcgctaacggctgcagacaggaagtcactgccagcaccggaagcgtgTTCATCAttaccgagcatgacgtgaggagagccttcaagagagtgaacaccaggaaagcaggacCAGGCGGCATCTCAGGCTGTATTcttagagcctgcgcagaccagctagcacctgtgttcacagagatattcaacatctctttatctcagtcggtgatccccacatgcttcaaagagtccattattgttcctatcccaaaaaaaaccacatcctgcttctctcaatgactatcgccctgtagctctcacctcagtagtgatgaagtgctttgaacaccTGGTCagggacttcatcatttcttcactaccagacacactggacccactacagtttgcataccgtccaaaccgttccatgGACGATGCAATCgaacatctcctccatacatctctcactcacctggacactcggagggggaattatgggaaaatgctcttcatcgactacagctctgcatttaataccataattccctccacactcaccaccaagctggagcacctgggagctcatccatgtgtcagtggatctccaattttctgactggcagaccacaggcagtaaggatgggcggccatgtctcagcctccatcactctcagtactggagccccccagggttgtgttctgagccccctgctgtactctctgtacacctctgactgcgtggccactaccaactccaccaccgtcatcaagtttgctgacgacactgtcgtggtgggcctgatcaccaacaacgatgagacggcctacctggaggaggttggaaatctggagaactggtgccagaggaatctcctcctgaacgtcagcaagacaaaggagctgatagtggacttcagtacaaagcaggtgaggaactactagacccccatcatcaacaggagcccagtggagagagtggacagcttcagatacctcggtgtttacatcacgcaggacctggcatggtcctgtcacatcaacaccgtggtaaaaaaggcccggcagcgtctctaccacctcagacgcttgagagacttcagactgccctctaaggtgctcaggaatttctactcctgcaccatagagagcatcctgacgggaaacatcacgacctggttcgggaacagcaccatgcaggacagacaagctctacagagggtggtgcgatcagctgagtgcatcatccgcactgagctccctgacctgcactcaatctacaccaagtggtgctggaccaaggccaggaaggtcgtgaaggacctcagccaccccaacaatggactgttcactctgttgcggtctgggaagcgattccgattcctgagggccaacacagagagactgaggaggagcttcttcccgcaggcgataaggtctctcaaccaccccactatgcagaactaacacaatatttttacaattttcacaatcaatcaatcaatctttatacatccatggacactatggacaactccacgcacatcacgtttacgtttacattctggaccattgcacaaagacactttaataaccattgcacaaagtcactttttctatgcatacttgcacaccattatatttctatttgtacagtatatttctattttcagtttctatttttagttttattttttctagttaaattttatttttttatttaaattttctatcatatttcttttattgatatttattacttcttcttcttcttcttctctttttaaggtcactggcggtcgtgtaagcatttcactacatttcgtactgtgtatgactgtgtatgtgacaaataaaatttgaattggaTTTGAATTCAGTTCTGTGTTCAAAACAATCTgccaggtttgtttattctccttTTCTCAGATTTTCTGCTAGagtttgaaattgtatttttatgtgtgtgtactttaaCAAAAGTTGCAGATGAACCTGACATATTTACATTAGCCACATAATGGAAGCCCACTATGTGCTCTACATAAATGAGGGAAAATGTATTAGCTGCTATATTggtaaagatttaaaatttacacaaatctaAGAAGAGCACTGAATCACTGTGGGTCTTCAGAAAGGTCTCAGACCCCTAAGGGTTAATATGATGTTGGATCACCcttgggaaggctttccacaaggttagaagtgtgtttatgggagtTTTTGACTATTCTTCCAGaattgcatttgtgaggtcagacacttatgttggatgagaaggcctgacTCACCTTCATCTCAAAGATGTTTAATTAAGCTGAGGTCAcgactcgctcatccatgtctttatggaccttgctttgtgcactctTTCTCACTGTACAGAACCATATGAAGAGCCTCCTTGTCTGTATAGAACATATTATCTTCCACATGTGTAGGAAACTTACTGAATCCATGAGAAAACCTGATGTTTTCATGTCGCTCCGTGGGGCATggccatgtaaacacttgaagctttctatgtatatatttctcatgtctgtgtggcaagtatttgctgagtttcagtttattttagcAACAGATTACAGAAAGATTTGTGGCTACTGAAATGGCTGAAAGTGCACCCAgtgtatttggtttattttacaaaagcacagtgTTTTGTTGATATTGTGagtgtacataaataaaagtagactcTTAACACATTCAAatgttatattacatttatatgtatataaaaaaaataacagtgcaTTTTAAGTTCTTTTCACTTATGTTaagtttcattccatatatatatGCTCCCGTAAAACattgacaattcgccattcattctggcgttgataatcagcgatattttgtAAGGAAATTTAGGGGATttgctttacttaatttttaacattttgagacaattcattagtttgtttattctgtttgaAGCTTCCATGAAATGATCTcgaaaacaatgtaatgacccctcctgaggatataaagctttattattgtgtttgaataaatcagatctaccaccgCAGATAAtgaactatgctatgtcataaccaaagcaaacaccacgattatgcctcgtttcgttcagtgttgctacaGACTTCGCGCCTAATCAGtaggaacgtggttcacttggccgcagtgtattataaacctgcgaattgtttcactgtttatgctcacataagaataatgtaataaaagcgagggaaatgtgaaagtggccacacaatgagaactaaatcaaagattttggtaactacactgggtgtaacatctgcatagtgacatcaaacagctgaacaacttcacttttccgtttacctctaaaaaaaagctgtattttgtttgtttatatttagaagttttataacagtacaaaagtatgcacgcacacacacacacaaacacactcccctgagccctcggtcaagatgtagcctaacgtagtgtcgtgtcggatttcagtggtcacggagtggaaagactttgaagcagttgcagcagttttttcagttacaacaagcacagcgatgagtccacgttgtttcactgtttatgacatagtgacactaaacaactgaacaacttcacttttccgtttacctctgaaaaaaagctgtattttgtttgtttatatttagaacattacaagaaggtaacagtttggtctgtgtggTTAGCGCCCTTCCATCTGCACCCAGGCTAATAAGGGGgatctggtagttcctctcttgctttgtactgaagtccattattaactcctttgtcttgctgacatttagAACATCCGGGGAAAATGAACCGATGCTGAGAGACTGTGCATTTATAGTCcattattgtccttaatccctggcACAGGCTCCAAGAGTCCCCATAACACGGCTTCGCCTCCTTCACCGCTTTTCGAATGTTAaatgatgcagccttgtacggtcCATGTCACCTGACATAAGTCCGGCATTATAGTCACCATTAAGCACACgctgcctccccttgacttccccgattCAATGTTCTGTTCATTcagtgaaccgagaagaactcagTCAGCTGGATGGCATGGACTGGCACCTTTGGGTTCAGTCGTGTCTctgtgaagcagaggagattgcagtcccgaatatctctctggaactttatactGGCCCTGAAGACATCTACCTTGTTCCACAGCGACTGGATGTTggtgagcaggatgctaggcagaggtgtgtggtgtgcatgtgctctcagcctgttcctgcaccgacaaaaattaagaaaaagagGTTGGAGCAGTTGTGACAGCAGTCGACCTCACCGGTACAATCTTGGACAACAGACAAAGGGCCAGTCTACTATGGAATGCCCTTATCATCACCCTGTCCTACCTGTAACTATTTTCTACAAACCCCAAGTCCCATTCTTGCTCTGATTGACTCTAAATCTGAGCTGTGCTTTAACTGCCTATGTCCTGAGCATCTCCTATGAACCATCAGATGACCCAGATGGTGCTTCATTGGAACCTATTACCCACCAAACTGTTCTGGCCTCAAGAGTCTCTGGCAAAGACACAAATACTTAGTCATAAGCTGGCCCTGGCTCCTGTGACACCCACATATTGACTGAACAAGCAACACCATTTTCAGATAAAGCCTCTTGTGTCTGTCATTCTGCCCCAACTCTGCCTTTGTTGTCACATCACATCCCAAAGAGAAATTTCCTGATCCTCACTACATTAGCACTATCAACATATTACCAGGAACATCCCCTCCAAGAGGTTGACTGTCCTCTCTTTACCCACCAGAAAAAGAGGACATGGCCATGGCACATCACAAATTTCATTGATGGAGACTGCCAGAGGTGAGCAGCGTAGCAGAGCTAGAAAAAACATGTGCCCTTCAGGGGGCAGAAAGAAGATGTCCAGTTTGATGAGAATCCTTATATCTTGTGGCAAAGAGGGACAGATGCAAAAGAACTACTAATTTCTGTTAGTAAATACCTGAATTCTCTGATAGCATGAATTGCAATGGTCTATGTTCTGAGAGCACTCTTTTGTCTCAAAATAGTTGAAAAAGGTGCTTTCCTGAGGAAGGCCCTGCACCACCTGAGTCACACCCTGCAATGCCTGAGCCATGGTTCAAGGACTTTGTGCTTGTTCCGCTGCCTGGCTTTGAGGGCTTTGTGCCTGGTTTACCACCCAGGTTTAAAGATTTTAAGTCACAGTTCCTTCCCCATGCCAAGCCCACACCCAGTTCCAATGCTCAGTACCACATGCTTAGCATTGCAAAGCCCAAAGAAGAACAAAGACTATGGGGGTTATTTTCGTCAACTGGTGGCCCTACAGAGAAATGCATGATCAGTGTTGTTTATCGCTGTTTTTGTTCATGTATTAAGtttactattttttatattgctgtttAGAGTatttctggttttttttttttttttgtctttgagaTAACATCTGCACATTAACGggaaattttgtttttggtgtcaCCTCAGAAACATCACACAAAAATCCCTGGAGAACATAAAAAACATGGAGTTGCAAAATTCTGTCTGAAGCCAAGTGCATTATGATCTGCTTTCTGTTAGTTACCAATCAAGTGTCTGACAAATAAATCTCCACCCACCAAAAACTGTATAAATACTCTTGGTGAACTGCACAATTTAGAGAAGTGAGATCTGctttaaaaagtattattatttcttgAGTAGAACACACGGAACCATCTAAATTGAAAATGGATGCATTTTTAGGCAGTTGGAAAATGGTTGATAGTGTCAATTTCGATAAATATTTGGATGCACTAggtgagtttttattattattattatttggcttGGCAGTCCCTTGCcatgaaaaaagagagaaattttgtttataatgtgaagaattttttaagtatatattttcacAGGTCTTCCCGATGTAATGAAAAGATATGGAATTAACGTGAAAGTACTGTACGCATTCTCACAAGATGAagaatatataaacataaaagttaaaatgtatGAGGACACCAACAGAACCTTCACTGTCTCATTCAAACTGGGACAGGAATTCGACGAAACTACCATAGACTTCAGAGCCTGCAGGGTAAGTATACTAAACATATGAGTTCGCTGACAAGAGCACATTTCTAATGCATTATATTTATAGTACAATTTGTAGTGTTTGATCTTTCATACAAACCACACTGGTGaggtggtaggtgtttcacaGGAGGATCTTTAAATGTAACTTCTGATTAAAAATTAGCTTGAATGAGTTTATCTTTTATTCTTAACCAGAactgatttaaaattaaataacagaaGTCAAACTGTTTTAGACTGTTTTTAACCTGGAAGGAGGCAAACTTATAGAGGTGCAGAAGTGGGAAGGTAACGAGGGGACGACGACCTACGAGATCCAGGATGGGAAAATGATTATggtaaaaatgtttgaaaattcataacttttttgtttgtaaatttaatttgtttattttcaagaaTGAATAaccaaatttttattgtattttatagaCTTTATTTCTTGGCGATGTCGTATCTGTTCGTACTTTCGAGAAGGCCTAAATACCTGCCAAAAGGAGATTGTACTCATCCATGCGCCCAAGCCTagctgaataaaaaaagaattttatgaattatacatttattttacaatttataaaaagccGTAAAAAACgaaatttaataaagtaaattaattttaaaaataaataaataatatgcctATACAGTCTGTTTTACACTGATTTACAATGACACAACACACAAGAAAACATTATACAAatgtctgtaaaaatatttaaatttgttgatTAAATAAGGTTAATCTTCAAGCTGTGTTGTGGTGTCAGGGTTTTTCTGTTCCAATGACCCtcaaaattatttcaataaaaatgtttaattaaggCCACCCATTATGAACAAATCCTTAGtaaaatgtaagtaaaagagTCATTGTGTTTACAATGTTTCTTGTCCATGTAGAGAAAGTTAGACATGCacattaattaaaatcacagatagttttagttttgcatttaaaatggaACACAACAGTTTTTGCTATCTGAACTTTCCAAACCACCCCGTTAAGGAGTTATGAAAATTCTGTACAAACTCAATTTAGGCAGTGTCTCAAAGAAAGTAA harbors:
- the LOC128514806 gene encoding fatty acid-binding protein, brain-like; this encodes MDAFLGSWKMVDSVNFDKYLDALGLPDVMKRYGINVKVLYAFSQDEEYINIKVKMYEDTNRTFTVSFKLGQEFDETTIDFRACRTVFNLEGGKLIEVQKWEGNEGTTTYEIQDGKMIMTLFLGDVVSVRTFEKA